In Alligator mississippiensis isolate rAllMis1 chromosome 10, rAllMis1, whole genome shotgun sequence, one DNA window encodes the following:
- the MTRFR gene encoding mitochondrial translation release factor in rescue, giving the protein MNALGLFYSMTWLPKIGVVSWRPWTLRKQLFLSPRQSVPLFQVAGKKTSRDLLALSETELEEQFVRGSGPGGQATNKTNNCVVLKHIPSGIVVKCHQTRSVELNRKRAREILQEKIDLFYKGEDSDVFKEKIEAGSKKQEKKRKAKENLERKKQLKKMQELENEELFP; this is encoded by the exons ATGAATGCTTTAGGCTTATTTTACTCTATGACCTGGCTGCCTAAAATAGGTGTAGTATCTTGGAGGCCATGGACTTTGAGGAAGCAACTGTTTTTATCCCCCAGGCAGTCTGTGCCTCTCTTCCAAGTAGCAGGAAAGAAGACTTCTCGTGATCTTCTTGCACTAAGTGAGACAGAATTAGAAGAACAGTTTGTAAGAGGTAGTGGCCCTGGAGGCCAAGcaactaataaaacaaacaactgTGTTGTCTTGAAGCACATTCCATCTGGGATTGTAGTCAAG TGTCATCAAACTAGATCAGTGGAGCTGAACCGAAAGAGAGCTAGAGAGATACTGCAAGAAAAAATTGACCTATTTTACAAAGGTGAAGATAGTGATGTTTTCAAAGAGAAGATAgaagcagggagcaaaaagcaagagaagaaaagaaaagcaaaggaaaacctggaaaggaaaaaacaacttaaaaaaatgcaagaacTGGAGAATGAGGAACTGTTCCCCTGA
- the CDK2AP1 gene encoding LOW QUALITY PROTEIN: cyclin-dependent kinase 2-associated protein 1 (The sequence of the model RefSeq protein was modified relative to this genomic sequence to represent the inferred CDS: inserted 2 bases in 1 codon; deleted 1 base in 1 codon), giving the protein MTCPGRAATSRAERGGFRGFPWPGRPPARARARARPAPSREVGERWRRRRRSGLARGPVRLGERRCPAAAAAGGPGAGPRPRKFPGRPPAGDARLMDCIVGVNTSDGHICRCCDCCKQPKVAGSAGAAGSRPGRLXGMALGMSYKPSGSSHLPGAGLGSAGSVHSPSTSMATSAQYRQLINDYGPPSLGYTQGMQGTSSSQVPQSKYAELLAIIEELGKEIRPTYAGSKSAMERLKRGIIHARGLVRECLAETERNARS; this is encoded by the exons ATGACGTGCCCCGGGCGGGCAGCGACGTCACGGGCGGAACGCGGGGGGTTCCGGGGCTTCCCCTGGCCGGGGCGCCCCCCcgcccgtgcccgtgcccgtgcccgtcCCGCGCCGAGTCGGGAGGTGGGCGAGCgttggcggcggcggcggcggagcggCCTGGCCCGGGGCCCCGTGCGGCTCGGGGAGCGGCGctgcccggcggcggcggcggcgggaggccCCGGGGCTGGGCCGCGTCCCCGAAAGTTTCCTGGCCGCCCGCCGGCCGGTGATGCGCGGCTGATGGATTGCATTGTGGGTGTCAATACA AGTGACGGCCATATTTGCCGGTGCTGCGACTGCTGTAAACAACCCAAAGTGGCTGGCAGCGCCGGGGCGGCGGGATCGCGGCCCGGCCGGCT GGGCATGGCTCTCGGCATGTCCTACAAGCCCAGCGGCAGCTCGCACCTCCCCGGCGCGGGCCTCGGCTCCG CTGGAAGCGTTCACTCTCCCTCCACAAGTATGGCCACATCTGCACAATACAGACAACTTATAAATGACTACGGACCACCATCCCTAGGCTACACACAAGGGATGCAG GGTACCAGCAGCAGTCAAGTACCACAAAGCAAATATGCAGAACTCCTAGCTATCATAGAAGAATTAGGAAAAGAAATTAGACCCACGTATGCGGGAAGTAAAAGTGCCATGGAGAGGCTAAAACGAG GCATCATTCATGCTAGAGGATTAGTTCGAGAATGCTTGGCTGAGACTGAACGGAATGCAAGATCCTAG